The following proteins are encoded in a genomic region of Actinomycetota bacterium:
- a CDS encoding antibiotic biosynthesis monooxygenase, translating to MIARIWRGWTTPENADAYQRIVSQEVLPGIAARNLDGYHGAYLLRRRLDDEVEFATILLFDTLEQVRAFAGDDYEAAYVPPEARAVLARFDERSAHYDTLLRP from the coding sequence GTGATCGCTCGGATCTGGAGGGGCTGGACCACACCCGAGAACGCCGACGCCTACCAGCGAATCGTCAGCCAGGAAGTCCTGCCCGGTATCGCGGCCCGCAACCTGGACGGCTACCACGGCGCCTACCTGCTGCGGCGCCGCCTCGACGACGAGGTGGAGTTCGCCACCATCCTGCTGTTCGACACCCTGGAGCAGGTCCGAGCCTTCGCCGGCGACGACTACGAGGCTGCCTATGTCCCGCCCGAGGCGCGGGCGGTGCTGGCCCGCTTCGATGAACGCTCGGCGCACTACGACACGCTGCTGCGACCGTGA